GCGTAACAGCGGATGTGCGTGAGCCAGGAGATGATGCGCGAGCAGGATCGGCTGGGCGGCCTGCAGATGGGTCTTGCCCGGCATGATCGCCGTCGGATGCGCCGCGGCCTGCACCGCCAGCGCGTTGACCACCTCGAGCACACCGTCGGCGATGCGACGGACCGCGTCGCGCAACCACATCCGGAACAGCGTGGCCACCTGGTCGTTACGGGATCGCCCGGCGCGCAGCCGTCCGCCCAGATCCGGCCCGACCCGATCGATCAGGCCGCGCTCCAGCGCGCCGTGCACATCCTCGTCGGTGACCAGCGGCTCGAAACTACCGTCGGCGACATCGGAACCCAAGCTGTCCAGCCCGGCCAACAGCCCGTCGCGCTGTTCGTCGGTGAGCAGGCCCGCCCGGTGCAGCACACGGGCGTGAGCTTTGGAGGCGGTGATGTCATACGGCGCCAGCACCCAGTCGAAGTGCGTCGACTTGCTCAGGGCGGCAAGGGCTGCCGAGGGGCCGTCGGCGAACCGGCCGCCCCACAGCGAGCCCTCGTTGGTGGTTCCGTCGTTGGTGCTCATGTCAGTTACAGACCCAGGTCGCGCTTGGCCGAGATCTTGGAGCTCAGGCCGTGCAGCTGCACGAAGCCCTTGGCCGCGCTCTGGTCGAAGCTGTCGCCCTCGTCGTAGGTGGCAAGGTTGAAGTCGTACAGCGACTCGCCCGAGCGCCGGCCGTTGACGATGATGGCTCCGGCGTGCAGCACCAGCCGGATGTCGCCCGAGACGTGCTCCTGCGTGTGCTCGACGAACGCCTCCAGCGAACGCTTCAGCGGGCTGAACCAGAGGCCGTCGTAGGTGAGCTCGCCCCACTTCTGGTCCACGCCGCGCTTGTACCGGCCGAGCTCGCGCTCCAAGGTCACGTGCTCGAGTTCGGTGTGCGCGGTGATCAGCACCATCGCGCCCGGGGCCTCATAGATCTCGCGGCTCTTGATGCCGACCAGCCGGTCTTCCACCACATCGAGGCGGCCCACGCCCTGGGCACCGGCCCGGGTGTTGAGCTCCTGGATGATCTCCAGCACGCTGAGCGGGCGACCGTCGATCGCGATCGGGCGGCCCTTGTCGAAGCTGATGATCAGCTCGTCGGGCGCGTTGAAGTTGACCGTCGGGTCCTGGGTGTAGTCGTAGACGTCCTTGGTCGGGGCGTTCCACAGGTCCTCGAGGAACCCGGTCTCCACCGCGCGGCCCCACACGTTCTGGTCGATGGAGAACGGTGAGCGCTTGGTGACGTTGATCGGGATCGCGTTCTCCTCGGCGAACGCGATGGCCTTCTCGCGGGTCCAGGCGTAGTCGCGGACGGGCGCGATGACGTCCAGTTCGGGTGCCAGGGAGGCGAATCCGACCTCGAAGCGGACCTGGTCGTTGCCCTTGCCGGTGCAGCCGTGGGCGACGACGGTGCCGCCGTGGCTGCGGGCGGCATCCACCAGATGCTTGACGATCAGCGGGCGGCTGATGGCCGACACCAGCGGATAGCGGTCCATGTAGAGCGCGTTGGCCTTGATGGTCGGCAGGCAGTATTCGTCGGCGAATTCGTCACGGGCGTCGACCACGACCGCCTCGACCGCACCGCAGTCGAGGGCACGCTGGCGTACGACATCCATGTCCTCGCCGCCCTGGCCGAGGTCGATGGCGACGGCGACGACCTCTTTGCCGGTCTCCTTGCCGATCCAGCTGATCGCGACCGAGGTGTCCAGACCTCCGGAGTACGCCAGAATGACGCGTTCGGACATGAGCAATCTCCTTGTTTTGGGCTCTATTTCAAGTTCTCGATGGTGGTGGCAAGTTCGGCCCCGGTCATCGGGTCGCGCGCCACCATCAGGATGGTGTCGTCACCGGCGATGGTGCCGACCACATACGGCAGGGCGGCACGGTCGATCGCGCTGGCCAGGTAATGCGCCGCCCCGGGCGGGGTGCGCAGCACGGCAAGGTTAGCGCTGGCGTCGGTCGATACCAGCAAGTCCCCCAGCAACCGGGACAACCGTTCGGTGCCGCCGGACACACCCCGTACCGGACTGCCGTCCTCGGGCACCACATAGACACCGACGCCACCGTCTGCGCCACGCAGTTTCACCGCGCCGAGTTCTTCCAGGTCCCGTGACAGCGTGGCCTGGGTGACCTCGATGCCCTCCTGGCCCAGCAGGGCGGCCAGTTCGGTCTGGCTGCTCACCTGCCGCGACGACAGCAGGGCGATGATGCGGGCCTGACGGCCGGCGCGGGTCGGGGCGCTCACGTCAGGCTCGCTCCAGCAGCCACACCAGCATGGCCTTCTGCGCGTGCAACCGGTTCTCGGCCTCGTCGAATACCGCACTCTGCGGACCGTCGATCACCTCGTCGGTGATCTCGTGTCCGCGGTGCGCCGGAAGGCAGTGCAGCACAATTGCTTCGGGGTCGGCACGCTTGAGCAGATCGGAGTTGACCTGGAACGGGCGGAACGGGCGCACGCGGTCGAGTCCGTCGTTCTCCTGGCCCATCGACGTCCAGGTATCGGTGACCAGAACGTCGGCACCATCGGCGCCGGCCTGTGCATCCTCGGTCAGGGTGACGGTCGCCCCGGTCTCGGCGGCGCGTCGCTTGGCAGCATCGACGAAGTGCGGGTCCGGTTCGAATCCGGCGGGCGCGGCGATGGTGACGTGGATACCCGCAGTGACTCCACCCAGCATCAGCGAGTGCGCCATGTTGTTGGCGCCGTCGCCCAGGTACGTCATGCGCAAGCCGGTCAGATCGCCCCGGCGCTCGGCCAGCGTCTGCAGGTCGGCCAGCACCTGGCAGGGGTGGAACTCGTCGGACAGCGCGTTGACGATGGGCACGCTCGAGCCGGACGCCATCGCGGTGAGCCGCTCCTGGGCGAAGGTCCGCCACACGATCGCGTCGACGTAGCGGGACAGCACCGCGCCGGTGTCCTCAAGGGTCTCCTCGCGGCCCAGCTGGGTGCTGCGACCGTCCACGACGACGGCATGGCCACCGAGTTGGGCAATACCCATCTCGAACGAGAACCGGGTGCGGGTCGAGTTCTTCTCGAAGATCACCGCGACGCCGCGCGGACCCTCCAGCGGACGCCGTGAGAACGGCGCCTTCTTCAGCTCGGCAGCCAGAGCGAGCACCTCGGCCTGCTCGTCGGGCGACAGATCGTCGTCGCGCAGGAAATGGCGGATCATGAGTCGGCCTCCACAGCGGTATCGAGAACGGCGGGCAGAGCGGACAGGAAGGTCTCGATCTGCGGTTCGGTGATGATCAGCGGCGGTGCCAGCCGGATCACGTCGGCGGCCGCGGCGTTGACGAGGAAGCCGGCGTCGCGCGCGGCGGCCTCCACGGCCTTGGCGCTGGGCGCGGTCAACACCACGCCCTGGAGCAACCCCTTGCCGCGGACGTGGTCGACGAGCGGATGGCCCAGCTCCTCGATGCCGTGGCTCAGCGTCTTGCCGAGCACCCCGGCGCGCGCGATCAGGTCCCCGTCGGCGAGCGCCTTGAGTACTGCCAACGCTGCGGCGGTGCACACCGGGTTGCCGCCGAAGGTGCTGCCGTGCAGGCCCGGGGTGAGCAGGTCGCCGGTCGGGCCGATGGCCAGGCAGGCGCCGATCGGCAGGCCACCGCCCAGGCCCTTGGCCAGTGTGACGATGTCGGGCGT
The window above is part of the Mycolicibacterium fortuitum subsp. fortuitum genome. Proteins encoded here:
- a CDS encoding argininosuccinate synthase — encoded protein: MSERVILAYSGGLDTSVAISWIGKETGKEVVAVAIDLGQGGEDMDVVRQRALDCGAVEAVVVDARDEFADEYCLPTIKANALYMDRYPLVSAISRPLIVKHLVDAARSHGGTVVAHGCTGKGNDQVRFEVGFASLAPELDVIAPVRDYAWTREKAIAFAEENAIPINVTKRSPFSIDQNVWGRAVETGFLEDLWNAPTKDVYDYTQDPTVNFNAPDELIISFDKGRPIAIDGRPLSVLEIIQELNTRAGAQGVGRLDVVEDRLVGIKSREIYEAPGAMVLITAHTELEHVTLERELGRYKRGVDQKWGELTYDGLWFSPLKRSLEAFVEHTQEHVSGDIRLVLHAGAIIVNGRRSGESLYDFNLATYDEGDSFDQSAAKGFVQLHGLSSKISAKRDLGL
- a CDS encoding arginine repressor, translating into MSAPTRAGRQARIIALLSSRQVSSQTELAALLGQEGIEVTQATLSRDLEELGAVKLRGADGGVGVYVVPEDGSPVRGVSGGTERLSRLLGDLLVSTDASANLAVLRTPPGAAHYLASAIDRAALPYVVGTIAGDDTILMVARDPMTGAELATTIENLK
- the argF gene encoding ornithine carbamoyltransferase, with protein sequence MIRHFLRDDDLSPDEQAEVLALAAELKKAPFSRRPLEGPRGVAVIFEKNSTRTRFSFEMGIAQLGGHAVVVDGRSTQLGREETLEDTGAVLSRYVDAIVWRTFAQERLTAMASGSSVPIVNALSDEFHPCQVLADLQTLAERRGDLTGLRMTYLGDGANNMAHSLMLGGVTAGIHVTIAAPAGFEPDPHFVDAAKRRAAETGATVTLTEDAQAGADGADVLVTDTWTSMGQENDGLDRVRPFRPFQVNSDLLKRADPEAIVLHCLPAHRGHEITDEVIDGPQSAVFDEAENRLHAQKAMLVWLLERA